GGAAGGACAGGCGCGCAGCGATCTCGCGCACGATCTTGCCGGCGATCTCGGCCTTGGCGCCCGACAGGCGCAGCGCGCCGAACCAGTCCTGCGCGTCGGCCAGCGTCATGTGGCTCACATCATCGATGCCGCGCGCGGCGTCGCCCTCGCCCACCCGCACGTACCGCGCCTCGCGGCGCAGGCGCGCACCCCCGCATTCGGCGCAGGGCTGGGACTGGCGGTAGCGCGCAAGGTCCTCGCGCACCACGGCCGAGTCCGTCTCGCGCCAGCGCCGCGCCATGTTGGGCAGGATGCCCTCGAACGGGTGGCTGCGGACGATGGGCTTGCCCTTGCTGCTGCCGCTGCCCTGCAGGTAGCTGAAAGCGATCTCCTCCTCGCCCGAGCCGTGCAGGACGACCTGGCGCACGCGCTCGGGCAGCTGCTCGAAGGGCGTGTCCACGTCGAAGCCGTAGTGCCGCGCCAGGCTCTCGAGCATGGCGAAGTAGTAGCCGTTGCGCCGGTCCCAGCCCTTGATGGCGCCGCTGGCCAGGCTGAGCGACGGGAAGGCCACCACGCGCGCGGCATCGAACAGCTCCTGCTGGCCCAGCCCGTCGCAGGCCGGGCAGGCGCCCGTGGGCGAGTTGAACGAGAACAGCCGCGGCTCCAGCTCGGGCAGCGCGTAGCTGCACACGGGGCAGGCGAACCTGGCGGAGAACAGGTGCTCGCGCCCCGTGTCCATCTCCAGCGCCAGCACGCGGCCCGCACCCTCGCTGCCGCCCACGCGCAGCACGGCCTCGATGCTCTCGGCCAGGCGCTGGCGCGCGTCCGGGCGCACCTTCAGGCGGTCGATCACGACGTCGATGTCGTGCTTCTCGTTCTTCTTGAGCTCGGGCAGCGCCTCGTGTTCGTGGATCTGCCCGTCCACCCGCAAGCGCACGTAGCCCAGCGCCAGCATCTGCTCGAACAGCTCGGCGAACTCGCCCTTCTTTTGCCGCGCCACCGGGGCCAGCAGCATCAGGCGCGTGTCCTCGGGCAGGGCCAGCACGGCATCGACCATCTGGCTCACGGTCTGCGCGGCCAGGGGCAGGCCATGGTCGGGGCAGTAGGGCGTGCCTGCGCGCGCGTAGAGCAGGCGCAGGTAGTCGTGGATCTCGGTCACCGTGCCCACGGTGGAGCGCGGGTTGTGGCTGGTGGCCTTCTGCTCGATGGAGATCGCCGGCGACAGGCCTTCGATCAGGTCCACGTCGGGCTTGTCCAGGCGCCCCAGGAACTGGCGCGCATAGGCCGACAGGCTCTCCACGTAGCGGCGCTGGCCCTCGGCATACAGGGTGTCGAACGCGAGGCTGGACTTGCCCGAGCCCGACAGCCCCGTGATGACCACAAGCTGGTTGCGCGGTATGTCCAGGTCGATGTTCTTGAGGTTGTGCGTGCGCGCGCCGCGGATGCTGATCTGCCCGGCGCCGCGCAGCACCTGCGCCAGCGGGCGTCCTGCGTCCGGCGCGCTCAGAGGGGCGGGTAGTGGGGCGGTATCGGCCATCGCTGGGTGCTCGAAGAAAACCCACCATGATAGGGCAGCGCCCGATGCGCGGCAGGCCCTTGGCCCGGACCGGGAAACCCGCGCTGCGCCACAATGCGGCTTTTGCCTGAACACTGCCTGCCCCCGTGTCGGACACAACCACCTCCCCATCCCCGCCCGCCGCCGCGGCCCCCGCCTCGCGCATGACGGCGCTGGAGCGGCGCTCCAGCCTCGGCCTGGCGGCCATCTTCGCCATGCGCATGCTGGGGTTGTTCCTGGTGCTGCCCGTATTCATGCTGGAGGCGCGCAAGTACGCCGGCGGCGACGACCCCGCGCTCGTGGGGCTGGCCATGGGCATGTACGGGCTCACGCAGGCGTTCTTCCAGCTGCCGCTGGGCATGGCGTCCGACCGCTTCGGCAGGAAGCGCGTCATCGCGCTCGGCCTGCTGGTGTTCGCCGCGGGCAGTCTGGTGGCGGCGCTGGCCGACTCGGTCATGGGCCTGCTGGTGGGCCGGGCGCTGCAGGGCGCCGGGGCGGTGTCGGCCGCCGTCACCGCGCTGCTGGCCGACCAGACGCGCGACGCCGTGCGCACCAAGGCCATGGCGCTCGTGGGCATGAGCATCGGCCTGATGTTCGCCGTGGCGCTGGTGGCGGCGCCCTTCCTGGCCGCCCACGTCGGCCTGTCGGGCCTGTTCGTGCTCACGTTCGCGCTGGCGCTGGCCGGCGTGGCGCTGATCCTGTGGGTGGTGCCGCCCGAGACGCGCCACCACGGCGCCGCGCCCCAGGGCCGCCCGTCCGACGTATGGCGCCATGCCGACCTGCTGCGCCTGAACCTGGGCGTGTTCGCGCTGCACACCATACAGATGGCCATGTGGGTGGCCGTACCCGCCATGCTGGTGCAGGCGGGCCTGCCCAAGGACGTGCACTGGCACGTCTACCTGCCCGCGCTGGTGCTATCGGTCGTCGCCATGGGAGGGCTGCTCGCCATGGAGCGGCGCGGGCGGCTGCGCGCGGCCCTGCTGCTGTCGATCGGCCTGATCGCGCTGGTGCAGGCCGCCCTGGGGGGGCTGGTGGCCGGCGGCGTCGCGCCCACCGTGGCGCTGCTCGGCACGCTGCTGTTCGTGTTCTTCTGCGGCTTCAACATGCTGGAGGCCACGCAGCCCAGCCTGGTCTCGCGCATGGCCCCGGCCCATCTGCGCGGCGCGGCCCTGGGCGCGTACAACACGCTGCAGTCCCTGGGCCTGTTCGCCGGGGGCGCCCTGGGCGGAGCCCTGGCCAAGTGGGCGGGCGCGGGCGGGCTGTTCGCCGCCACGGCGCTGCTGGCCGCCCTGTGGCTGGCGCTCACCTGGCCGCTGCGGCCCGTGGGGCGCGGCGGCCACTGATTTTTTTCGCCCTCGCCGCATCAAGCGGCCCCAAGGCCGCTATGCTGCGCACCTGCGGCCTCGCAGGGGCCGCTCGAGCAGGCTCATCTGGCCCGGAAATCCTCTCCTGCCTTCCGGGCTGACGCACAAAGGATCTTTCCCCATGGCATCCGTCAACAAAGTCATCATCGTCGGCAACCTCGGCCGCGACCCCGAAATGCGCACCTTCCCCAGCGGCGACCAGGTGGCCAACGTGCGCATCGCCACCACCGACCGCTGGCGCGACAAGAACACCGGCGAGAACAAGGAAGCCACCGAGTGGCACAGCGTGGTCTTCAACGGCCGCCTGGCCGAGATCGTGGGCCAGTACCTGCGCAAGGGCTCGCAGGTGTACGTGGAAGGCAGCCTGCGCACGCGCAAGTGGACCGACCAGAGCGGCCAGGAGCGCTACACCACCGAGATCCGCGCCGACACCATGCAGATGCTGGGCAGCCGCGCCGGCTCCGGCGGCGGCCAGGGCGGCGGCTATGACGACGGCGGCTACGGCGGCGATGGCGGCGGCTACGAGGCCCCGCGCCGCGCCGCGCCCGCCCCGCGCCCCGCGCCACCCGCTGCCCGCCCCGCCCCGGCGCCCGTGGCCCAGCCGCCGCGCGCGGCCTCGGGCTTCGACGACATGGACGACGACATTCCGTTCTGAACGCCGTCCCGCCCCAACGGCAACGGGCGCCCCAGGGCGCCCGTTTGCTATTGTGGTGATAGCTGCCAGCGCTTGATGGACAAGCGCTGGAGCCAAAAAAACACCGTCAGTGCACGACCATCAGCGAGAACGGCCAGACGTAGGCCTGCATGGTCACGTACAGGCCCACCAGGCAGGCCAGCGCGATGGAGTGGAAGAACACGTAGCGCAGGATGTCGCCCTCGTGGTCGAACCAGCGCGTGGCGGTGGAGGCCACGACGATGGACTGCGCGTCGATCATCTTGCCCATCACGCCGCCCGAGCTGTTGGCCGCGCCCATGAGGTTGGGCGAGAGGTGCAGCTGCTCGGCCGCCACCTTCTGCATGCCGCCGAAGAGCACGTTCGACGCCGTGTCCGAGCCCGTGAGCGCCACGCCCAGCCAGCCCATCAGCGTGCCGAAGAACGGGTAGAGCACGCCCGTGTTGGCGAAGGCCAGGCCCAGCGTGGTGTCGGTGCCCGAGTAGCGCGTGAGCGTGCCCAGCGCCAGCATGAGCACGATGGTCAGCAGCGAGTACTTCACGAGCCACAGCGTCTTGAAGAAGGTGCGCACGATGGCGACCGGGTTGTACTTCATGACGAAGGCGCTCACGATGGCCGACAGCAGGATGCCCGTGCCGGTGGCCGACAGGAGGTTCAGCGTGTAGACCGCGCCTTCCTTCGTGGGCTTGGCGACCACGGGCGGCACCTTCTCGATCATGTTGTGCAGGCCTTCCATGGGGAAGGCGGGCGCGAAGACGCCGTTGAGCCAGGTCTTGACCGAAGGCAGGCCCCAGATGAAGACGAACACCGACAGGATCACCCAGGGCGTCCAGGCCGCCACCAGCGCCTGCGTGCTGTGGCGCGTGACGGGCTTGGCCGGCTTGGCCTCGGCGGCGCTCACGTCATGGTGGCGCAGCGAGGCCGAAGTCCAGACCGTCCTGGGCTTCCACACGCGCAGGAAGGCCACGAGGCAGACCATGGAGACGATGGCGGCGATGATGTCCACCAGCTCCGGCCCGATGTAGTTGGACACCAGGAACTGCGGGATGGCGAAGGACACGCCCGTCACCAGGATGGCGGGCCAGATCTCCATCATGCCCTTGCGCCCGGCGAAGGCCCAGATGAGCCAGAACGGCACCAGCAGCGAGAAGAAGGGCAGCTGGCGGCCGATCATGGCCGTCACTTCCATGAGGTCGTAGCCGTGCACCTTGGCCAGCGTGATCACCGGCGTGCCCAGCGCGCCGAAGGCCACGGGCGCGGTGTTGGCGATCAGCGACAGGCCCGAGGCCGCCAGCGGCGAGAAGCCCAGGCCGATGAGGATGGCCGCCGTCACCGCCACGGGCGTGCCGAAGCCCGCCGCGCCCTCGAAGAAGGCGCCGAAGCAGAACGCGATCAGGAGCAGCTGGATGCGCCGGTCCTCGGTGATGCCCGAGAGCGAGTCCTGCAGCACGGCGAAGCTGCCGTTCTGCTCGGTGAGCTGGTGCAGGAAGATGATGTTGAGCACGATCCAGCCGATCGGCAGCAGCCCCGTGAAGCCGCCCAGCAGCGCCGCGCGCCCCGCCATGTCGGCCGGCATGCCATAGACGAAGATGGCCACGAGCAGCGCCGCGGCCAGGCCCATGCCCGCGGCGATGTGCGCCTTGATGTGGAAGAAGCCCAGAGCCGCGAGCATGACCACCACCGGCACCGCTGCCAGCGCGGTGGAGATGACCATGTTGCCCAGTGGGTCGTAGATTTGTTGCCAGACCATAGCCTGTGCCCCCTTGTTGTTGTCCCGGTTTTGGAAGGAAGAGCGCCCGTGCGTCCAGGAGCGGTGGATTACCGGCTGGCAAGCGGCGCGGACGAGACTGTAGAAAGCCCGCCAGCAGTCCAGCGTGAAAAATCCGGAGACCGACCCTGAAGCAATTTCACACCATAGCGAAGACCCGGGTCCGGCGCCCGGCTTATTCGGGTATTCACCAATCCCGCCGGGCCCCCAGGCGCAGGCGCTCAGCCGTCCACCGTCGCAATCACGCCACCGCCCAGGCATACCTCGCCGTCGTACAGCACGGCGGACTGGCCCGGCGTCACGGCCCACTGGGCCTCGGGGAACTGCAGGCTGAAGGCGCCGCCCTGCGCGGCCAGCACGGTGCAGGCCGCGTCCTGCTGGCGGTAGCGCGTCTTGGCCGCGCAGGCGCCCGGGGCGGGGGGGCGGCCGGCGACCCAGCTTGCGTCCTGCGCGGCCAGCCGGTGCGACAGCAGCCAGGGGTGGTCATGGCCCTGCACCACGCGCAGGGTGTTGGTGGCGAGTTCCTTGCGCGCAACGAACCAGGGCGCATGCTCGCCGCCGCCGCGCTGCGCCCCCTTTTCCTTCACGCCGCCGATGCCCAGCCCCTGGCGCTGGCCCAGCGTGTAGAACGACAGGCCCACGTGGCGGCCCAGCCTGCGGCCCCGGTCGTCCAGGATGGGGCCGGGCTCGTGGCTGATGTAGCGGTTGAGGAACTCGCGGAACGGCCGCTCGCCGATGAAGCAGATGCCGGTCGAGTCCTTCTTCTTCGCGTTGGGCAGACCGATCTCCTCGGCGATGCGGCGCACCTCGGTCTTCCTCAGCTCGCCCACGGGGAACAGCGTGCGCGCGAGCTGCTCCTGGTTCAGCCGGTGCAGGAAGTAGCTCTGGTCCTTGGCCGGGTCCAGCCCCTTGAGCAGCTCAAACAGGCCCGTGGCCGGGTTGTGGCGCACGCGGGCGTAGTGGCCCGTGGCGATCTTCTCGGCGCCCAGGCGCATGGCGTGGTCCAGGAAGGCCTTGAACTTGATCTCGGCATTGCACAGCACGTCGGGGTTGGGCGTGCGGCCGGCCTGGTACTCGCGCAGGAACTCGGCGAACACGCGGTCCTTGTACTCGGCCGCGAAGTTCACGTGCTCGATCTCGATGCCGATCACGTCGGCCACGCTGGCGGCGTCCAGGAAGTCCTGGCGGCTGGAGCAGTATTCGCTGTCGTCGTCATCTTCCCAGTTCTTCATGAAGATGCCGACCACCTCGTGGCCCTGCTGCTTGAGGAGGTGGGCCGTGACGGCCGAATCGACGCCGCCCGAGAGGCCCACGACGACGCGCTGCTTGGTGGATGCTGTCATCGCCCCGATTGTATTTTTTGCGGCGCCGGCGCACTGCGCGGGCGCGCGGAGCGCGTGGCCACCAGCAGGTCGTAGAGCTGCTGGGCCGCGGGCGAGAGCGATTTGCCCCGGCGCTTGATGAGCCCCATCTGCCGCGTGACCACGGGCTCCACGAGCGGGATCGACACCAGCGTGGGATGGTCCCTGCCCGGCATGGCCAGGCTGGGCACTGCGGCCACGCCCAGGCCCGCCTCCACGAGGCCGAGCAGCGTGGTCACGTGCTTGGCCTCGTACAGGCACTGGGGACGGTCGGGCACGTTGGCCAGGGCCAGGTCCATGAGCAGGCGGTTGCCCGAGGTCTTGCCCACCGACATGAAGTCGTGCCGCCCGAGCTCGGCCCAGGTCACCTTCTTGCGGCGCGCGAGCGCATGGTCGCGGCGGCAGGCGGCCACGAAGCGCTCGGCCAGCACGGGCTTGAACTCGATCTCGGCCTCCTGGCTGCCGATGAAATTCAGGCCGAAGTCGGCATCGCCCTGCGCCACGGCCACCAGCACCTCGTTCGCGCTCGCGTCGTGCACCTTCACGCGGATGCGCGGAAAGCGCTCGTGGTAGCGCTTGACCACCTGCGGCAGGAAGTAATACACGGCCGACGGCACGCAGGCAATGGTCACCTCGCCCATGCGGCGCGCGGCCACGTCGCCCAGGCCCATGAGCATGCCGTCCAGGTCGTCGAGCCACTGCTGCGTCTTGCGCGCGAAGTCGCGGCCCACGGCCGTGAGCGTCACGCGCCGCGTGGTGCGGTCGAGCAGGCGCACGCCCAGCGCCTCTTCGAGCTTCTCGATGCGGCGGCTGAAGGCCGGCTGCGAGAGGTGGATGGACTCGGCCGCCGCCCGGAAGCTCTGCAGCTCGGCCACGGCGGCGAAGGCCTGGATATCGGCGAGGTCGAACTTGATGTTCATGGCGCACGGGTCGTGGTGATCGACCATCCATTGCGCCATATGCATCAATCGTTGTCAACAATGCAATTCACAGAATATCCGGGGCCGCGCACCATGCCGCCCCATGAGCTACGAACTTCCCTGCATCCTGATGCGCGGCGGCACCTCCCGGGGGCCGTTCTTCCTGGCCGACTGGCTGCCGCAAGACCCCGGGGTGCGCGACCGCATGCTGCTCGCGGCGCTGGGCTCGCCGCACGAGCTGCAGATCGACGGGCTGGGCGGCGGCAACTCGCTCACGAGCAAGGTGGCCATCGTCTCGCGCTCCCGGCACGCCGGGTGCGACGTGGACTACCTCTTCGCCCAGGTCAGCGTGGAGGAGGCGCGCGTGGACACGAGCCCCAACTGCGGCAACATGCTGGCGGGCGTGGGCCCCTTCGCCATCGAGCAAGGCCTGGTACCCGCCGCACCCGGCGCTGGCACCACGCTGGTGCGGGTGTTCAACGTCAACACGCGCTCGCGCATCGACGTGCGCGTGTGCACATGCAACGGCCGCGTGCTGTACGAGGGCGACGTGCGCATCGACGGCGTGCAGGGCACGGCGGCGCCGGTGCTGCTGAGCTTCCTGGATGCCTGGGGCTCGGTCACCGGCAGCCTCTTTCCCACGGGCCGGCGCACCGACACCATCGACGGCGTCGAGCTCACCTGCATCGACGCGGCCCAGGTCATGGTGCTCGTGCGCGCCCGTGACCTGGGCCTGCGCGGCGACGAGGCGCCCGCAACGCTCGATGCCGATGGCGCGCTCCTCGCGCGCCTGGAGTCCCTGCGCCGCACGGCCGGCCTGCGCATGGGCCTGGGCGACGTATCGGACAGCGTGCTGCCCAAGCCCGTGATCGTCGCGCCCGGCGCCCGGCCCGGCCAGATCGTCTCGCGCTACTTCACGCCCCGGCGCTGCCACCGCTCGCATGCGGCCACGGGCGCCATCGGCGTGGCTGCGGCGCTCGCCCTGCCGGGCACGGTGGCCCATGGCGCGCAGTGGCGGCCGGGCGCCGGCACCCATCGCGTGGCCGTGCAGCACCCCGCGGGCCGCATCGAGGTGGACGTCGAGCTCGGCGGAGCGCACGCGGACCCGCAGCTGCGCCAGGCCTGCCTCGTGCGCACGGCCCGAAAGATCCTCGAAGGCACCTTGTACGTGCCGGACCACGCGCTGGCCTGAACCGGCCGCGCCTTTTTCCCTTCAGCAACCCAACGACAAGGAGACCCCATCCATGACCCGATCCACTCCCCCGCGCCGCCGCATGCTGGCCCTGGGCGGCGCCCTCGCGCTCGCGGGCCTGCTCACGGCGGGCCCGGCCCTCGCGTCCTTTCCGGCCAAGCCCGTCACGCTCATCGTGCCCACCGCGGCGGGTGGCGGCAACGACGCCATGGCGCGCGTGCTCGCGCAGAAGATGTCGCAGCTGCTCGGCCAG
This region of Alicycliphilus denitrificans K601 genomic DNA includes:
- a CDS encoding MFS transporter, which produces MTALERRSSLGLAAIFAMRMLGLFLVLPVFMLEARKYAGGDDPALVGLAMGMYGLTQAFFQLPLGMASDRFGRKRVIALGLLVFAAGSLVAALADSVMGLLVGRALQGAGAVSAAVTALLADQTRDAVRTKAMALVGMSIGLMFAVALVAAPFLAAHVGLSGLFVLTFALALAGVALILWVVPPETRHHGAAPQGRPSDVWRHADLLRLNLGVFALHTIQMAMWVAVPAMLVQAGLPKDVHWHVYLPALVLSVVAMGGLLAMERRGRLRAALLLSIGLIALVQAALGGLVAGGVAPTVALLGTLLFVFFCGFNMLEATQPSLVSRMAPAHLRGAALGAYNTLQSLGLFAGGALGGALAKWAGAGGLFAATALLAALWLALTWPLRPVGRGGH
- the mnmA gene encoding tRNA 2-thiouridine(34) synthase MnmA; the protein is MTASTKQRVVVGLSGGVDSAVTAHLLKQQGHEVVGIFMKNWEDDDDSEYCSSRQDFLDAASVADVIGIEIEHVNFAAEYKDRVFAEFLREYQAGRTPNPDVLCNAEIKFKAFLDHAMRLGAEKIATGHYARVRHNPATGLFELLKGLDPAKDQSYFLHRLNQEQLARTLFPVGELRKTEVRRIAEEIGLPNAKKKDSTGICFIGERPFREFLNRYISHEPGPILDDRGRRLGRHVGLSFYTLGQRQGLGIGGVKEKGAQRGGGEHAPWFVARKELATNTLRVVQGHDHPWLLSHRLAAQDASWVAGRPPAPGACAAKTRYRQQDAACTVLAAQGGAFSLQFPEAQWAVTPGQSAVLYDGEVCLGGGVIATVDG
- the ssb gene encoding single-stranded DNA-binding protein; protein product: MASVNKVIIVGNLGRDPEMRTFPSGDQVANVRIATTDRWRDKNTGENKEATEWHSVVFNGRLAEIVGQYLRKGSQVYVEGSLRTRKWTDQSGQERYTTEIRADTMQMLGSRAGSGGGQGGGYDDGGYGGDGGGYEAPRRAAPAPRPAPPAARPAPAPVAQPPRAASGFDDMDDDIPF
- a CDS encoding 4-oxalomesaconate tautomerase, translated to MSYELPCILMRGGTSRGPFFLADWLPQDPGVRDRMLLAALGSPHELQIDGLGGGNSLTSKVAIVSRSRHAGCDVDYLFAQVSVEEARVDTSPNCGNMLAGVGPFAIEQGLVPAAPGAGTTLVRVFNVNTRSRIDVRVCTCNGRVLYEGDVRIDGVQGTAAPVLLSFLDAWGSVTGSLFPTGRRTDTIDGVELTCIDAAQVMVLVRARDLGLRGDEAPATLDADGALLARLESLRRTAGLRMGLGDVSDSVLPKPVIVAPGARPGQIVSRYFTPRRCHRSHAATGAIGVAAALALPGTVAHGAQWRPGAGTHRVAVQHPAGRIEVDVELGGAHADPQLRQACLVRTARKILEGTLYVPDHALA
- a CDS encoding L-lactate permease → MVWQQIYDPLGNMVISTALAAVPVVVMLAALGFFHIKAHIAAGMGLAAALLVAIFVYGMPADMAGRAALLGGFTGLLPIGWIVLNIIFLHQLTEQNGSFAVLQDSLSGITEDRRIQLLLIAFCFGAFFEGAAGFGTPVAVTAAILIGLGFSPLAASGLSLIANTAPVAFGALGTPVITLAKVHGYDLMEVTAMIGRQLPFFSLLVPFWLIWAFAGRKGMMEIWPAILVTGVSFAIPQFLVSNYIGPELVDIIAAIVSMVCLVAFLRVWKPRTVWTSASLRHHDVSAAEAKPAKPVTRHSTQALVAAWTPWVILSVFVFIWGLPSVKTWLNGVFAPAFPMEGLHNMIEKVPPVVAKPTKEGAVYTLNLLSATGTGILLSAIVSAFVMKYNPVAIVRTFFKTLWLVKYSLLTIVLMLALGTLTRYSGTDTTLGLAFANTGVLYPFFGTLMGWLGVALTGSDTASNVLFGGMQKVAAEQLHLSPNLMGAANSSGGVMGKMIDAQSIVVASTATRWFDHEGDILRYVFFHSIALACLVGLYVTMQAYVWPFSLMVVH
- a CDS encoding LysR family transcriptional regulator; this translates as MNIKFDLADIQAFAAVAELQSFRAAAESIHLSQPAFSRRIEKLEEALGVRLLDRTTRRVTLTAVGRDFARKTQQWLDDLDGMLMGLGDVAARRMGEVTIACVPSAVYYFLPQVVKRYHERFPRIRVKVHDASANEVLVAVAQGDADFGLNFIGSQEAEIEFKPVLAERFVAACRRDHALARRKKVTWAELGRHDFMSVGKTSGNRLLMDLALANVPDRPQCLYEAKHVTTLLGLVEAGLGVAAVPSLAMPGRDHPTLVSIPLVEPVVTRQMGLIKRRGKSLSPAAQQLYDLLVATRSARPRSAPAPQKIQSGR